Proteins found in one Quercus robur chromosome 2, dhQueRobu3.1, whole genome shotgun sequence genomic segment:
- the LOC126694672 gene encoding uncharacterized protein LOC126694672, which translates to MTTFHRSDYDEVVLEEEEDVENDEEEDVENVEDVEVGARVEEQDVEVGARVEEQNVEGDDNDDWLYEGLEGEDFGDNIFAAPNSVPQGFALESSDALDIASELSNAPHAALESSNAPHAAPEWAEPAFEDDLVSMDESDDE; encoded by the exons ATGACTACCTTTCATAGG AGCGATTATGATGAAGTTGTattggaggaagaagaagatgttgagaatgatgaagaagaagatgttgagAATGTTGAGGATGTTGAGGTTGGTGCAAGAGTTGAAGAACAAGATGTTGAGGTTGGTGCAAGGGTTGAAGAACAGAATGTTGAAGgagatgataatgatgattgGCTATATGAAGGCCTAGAGGGGGAGGACTTTGGTGATAACATATTTGCTGCTCCAAACTCAGTTCCACAAGGTTTTGCTCTAGAATCAAGTGATGCTCTCGATATAGCCTCAGAATTAAGCAATGCACCCCACGCAGCCCTTGAATCAAGCAATGCACCTCATGCAGCCCCTGAGTGGGCTGAGCCAGCTTTTGAGGATGACCTAGTAAGCATGGATGAGTCTGATGATGAGTAG
- the LOC126712294 gene encoding cyclin-T1-3-like produces MTEEAPSYTRKWYFSRKEIEDQSPSRKDGIDFKYESHLRESYCQFLQKLGKKINVPQVTIAGGMLLCHRFYVRQSHAKNDWQTIATASMFLASKMEETPRFLKDVVIAGYELMYEWDNLAQQRIKKQSEVFDKQKELILLGERLLLSTIAFDLDSQLPYKPLVAALKTLELSDLSKVAWNFVNDSLRTTLCLQYKPHYIAAGSIFLAATVLQNMELLTKKRKVWWLEFEVAPKQLKEVIQQMMLKLLKQDGKKAPRTACGRNTQSEALAQKSVVSSKQTCISSGSTSDCHSSHGTLVEARGVKSNSSLNQEKVDNCLSVKEALPCQMSDGGSASSVVEDGDGQIEPQRVESDCNSSYKIVSVHNNHTKIDTNRIREAIKRRRDTAANKKFVEEVNAEIDSEAWIERELEHGIELEYSSSIKKQRKM; encoded by the exons ATGACAGAAGAGGCTCCAAGCTATACACGAAAGTGGTATTTCAGtagaaaagaaattgaagatcaATCCCCTTCCAGGAAGGATGGAATTGATTTCAAGTATGAGTCACACTTGCGGGAGTCATATTGCCAATTTCTTCAGAAGCTTGGCAAGAAGATTAATGT GCCTCAGGTGACAATAGCAGGTGGAATGCTGTTGTGCCATCGGTTTTATGTACGTCAATCTCATGCTAAGAATGATTGGCAG ACAATTGCAACTGCAAGCATGTTTCTTGCTTCCAAAATGGAGGAGACACCACGATTCCTGAAGGATGTCGTTATTGCGGGTTATGAGTTGATGTATGAATGGGACAATTTAGCCCAGCAAAGAATAAAGAAACAAAGT GAGGTTTTTGATAAGCAGAAGGAATTAATCTTACTTGGGGAGAGACTTCTGTTGTCAACAATTGCATTTGATCTTGATAGTCAACTTCCATACAAGCCTCTTGTTGCAGCACTAAAGACATTGGAGCTGTCTGACCTTTCTAAAGTAGCATGGAATTTTGTGAATGATTC GCTTCGGACGACATTGTGCTTGCAGTATAAACCTCATTATATTGCTGCTGGTTCCATCTTCCTTGCTGCCACTGTTTTACAAAATATGGAGCTGCTTACAAAGAAGAGAAAGGTTTGGTGGCTGGAGTTTGAAGTAGCACCGAAACAGTTAAAAG AGGTCATCCAGCAGATGATGCTCAAGTTGTTAAAGCAAGACGGAAAAAAAGCACCACGAACTGCATGTGGGAGGAACACTCAATCTGAAGCTTTAGCTCAAAAGTCAGTGGTTAGTAGCAAACAAACATGCATTTCAAGTGGATCAACTTCTGATTGCCATTCTAGCCATGGAACCCTGGTGGAGGCTAGAGGTGTAAAGTCTAATAGTAGCCTGAATCAGGAAAAAGTTGACAACTGTCTTAGTGTGAAAGAAGCTTTACCATGTCAGATGAGTGATGGTGGTAGTGCTAGTAGTGTTGTTGAGGATGGTGATGGTCAAATCGAGCCACAAAGAGTGGAGTCTGATTGCAACTCGAGCTATAAGATTGTTTCTGTTCATAATAACCATACGAAGATCGACACTAACAGGATCAGAGAGGCAATTAAAAGGAGACGTGACACAGCAGCAAACAAGAAGTTTGTAGAAGAGGTAAATGCTGAGATAGATAGTGAAGCCTGGATAGAGAGAGAGCTGGAACATGGAATAGAGCTAGAGTATTCTTcttcaataaaaaaacaaaggaagatGTGA
- the LOC126712296 gene encoding anamorsin homolog: MDTTTMKGSLLAFTDDSVLSINAVSTAASELGFQGVEQCDSKIITQASSLNQLSVESSSFETVICICRSVEFPTDRLFDEILRVLKPGGTILVHKNPQSTVGETDKITSALERKLLLAGFLEVGVLKSTVPSEVQSFGVKAKKPSWKIGSSFAIKKATKTLPKVQIDDDFDLIDEDSLLSEEDLKKPQLPQVDDCEVGSTRKACKNCTCGRAEEEQKVQLGFTAEQINNPQSACGSCGLGDAFRCSTCPYKGLPPFKLGEKVSLSGNFLVADI; the protein is encoded by the exons ATG GATACCACCACAATGAAGGGTAGTCTGCTGGCATTTACAGATGATTCAGTTCTCTCAATTAACGCTGTTTCTACTGCAGCGAGTGAGCTTGGTTTTCAAGGGGTTGAACAATGTGATTCTAAAATCATCACTCAAGCATCTTCTTTGA ATCAGCTGTCTGTGGAGTCTTCCTCTTTCGAGACTGTAATTTGTATCTGTAGATCAGTTGAATTTCCCACTGACCGGTTGTTTGACGAAATCTTAAGAGTATTGAAGCCTGGTGGGACAATCCTAGTTCATAAGAATCCTCAGTCTACTGTGGGGGAAACAGATAAG ATAACCTCTGCTCTTGAGCGCAAGTTACTGTTGGCGGGTTTCTTAGAAGTGGGAGTTCTCAAATCAACGGTTCCATCCGAAGTTCAGTCTTTTGGG GTTAAGGCTAAGAAACCTTCGTGGAAGATTGGCTCTTCATTTGCCATAAAAAAGGCCACCAAAACTTTACCTAAAGTCCAGATTGATGATGATTTTGATCTGATTGATGAAGATAGCTTATTAAGTGAAGAGGACTTGAAGAAACCACAGCTACCACAGG TTGATGATTGTGAAGTTGGAAGCACTAGGAAAGCTTGCAAAAACTGCACATGTGGAAGGGCTGAAGAAGAGCAGAAAGTACAGTTGGGATTCACTGCAGAGCAGATCAATAATCCTCAATCAGCATGTGGCAGT TGTGGACTGGGGGATGCTTTTCGGTGCAGTACATGCCCTTACAAGGGTCTTCCACCATTCAAGCTTGGTGAGAAG GTATCGCTATCTGGGAACTTCCTTGTAGCAGACATATAG